In Tachysurus fulvidraco isolate hzauxx_2018 chromosome 5, HZAU_PFXX_2.0, whole genome shotgun sequence, the genomic stretch CTCATTACATGTATCCCAGGCATCACCATTGTAACCGCACAGAACGGCTTCAAGGTCATCAAATGGATCCACAACAAACCCCCACCACCTAATGCAggtatacatgtacagtatgcatgagtgagtgagtaaacaaCATGAGCGAAGCATCTGTCTGAAATTTATTACATTACAATTGATTCAGAATGTTAACTGCAGTCTCTTTGGCCTTTCAGGTAATTGTTCTTTGATGTTCTAAATAGACATTCAGTGACATTTTTGTTGTTACTGATTGTGCCTTATTAGAATGATGGAGTTGGGTGCACGTGTCAGATCGCAGTAGGCTAATGCTGTAATTATTTTAGCTGAAAATCTGTAATCGTATGTACATGATTCAAGCGTGTGAACGTCACCCTTTTTTCCCAGAGCCTTCGACTAGCCACTTACCATGCATGCAGCCTGTGTGTACGTCTTCAGCTAGGTTTACAAATGAAACCATCTGCCAAATAATGCTTTTTCCCCCTCAGTCATGCAAATTGGGGTCCATACATTGTGAATAAAgtttttcatgtgttttctggACGAACATATGGCAGATCGAAATATCCATCAGCCTGCTTGCTAGTTGAAATTTGCAAAATGTTGAATCCATCTCAACTTATTTTGCCACACTTGCTGTTGCATAATCTTTTACccttttgaaaataaatgggGAGAAAATATTGGATAGTTAATTCTTGTTCAGTGAGCATGAAAGGCAACCTTGAATGTTAGTGAATACATTTGAATATCAAAAAAAACCCTCCCCCattccacacacatcacaatctATAAATCATTTCAAGCCAAATTCTATAAACTGTGTGAAAACCTTTCCAGTACTCTGCTGAACAAGAACAGTTTATTAACTGTAGTCTAGTTTTTAAGCCTATGTTTTTGTGTCATTCTCCTAGAAGTGTAGCATATCAATTAGGTTTTAGCTGTTTGGGAGAATCTCCTCCTGGTTGTAACATAAAACAAGCTTTGGTCGGCTGCGTAAGGTGCGCTGACATTTTGTAAAGCTTGTGTTTGGCCAATTAGCTGTAGTTatggttttattttgatttttactGCTCCACAGAAAAGTACAGCAACCTGTAAACAGATATCCTAAGAACACAACAATTCTcccaaaagtaataaaataaaacatgtgtaGTGACCATTTGTTCTGAATTTCCCTTTCTACAGACCCATGGCTACAGCGCTGTAAGAGCCCAGTAGGAAATCCCCAGCTGATCCAGTTCAGTCGAGAAATCATAGACCTGATGAAAAACCAGCCGTGCTGCCTGATGCCCATCACTAAATTCATCCCTGCCTACCATCATCACTTTGCTAAACAGTGCAGAGTCTCTGATTATGGCTTCTCCAAACTGCTAGAGCTGCTGGAGGCTGTACCACACGTACTACAGGTTGCAGTACTAAGGAATTCCTGAAGCAAGTGCTACACAGTAGTCTATATATACTCATGTTTGCCTGGACCATAAGTGTTGTCTTTTCCACTGCAGATTCTGGGCCTGGGCTCTAAGCGGTTGCTGACCCTCACACACAGGGCACAGGTGAAGCGTTTCACACAAGATCTGCTCAAACTGCTCAAGTTTCAGGCAAGCAAGCAGGTCATCATCAGAGACTTCATGCAGGGTAAAGAATAGTGCATAGAACTGACCAATGGTAGATTGGTCAGTTCTATGCACTATTCTTTACTCTCTTTTCTGTTTAGTGATACTGTAATTAGTGTACACACCCAAATACACGAGATGTAGCTTATAACACCTGCTGTGAAAATGCTGGTCTGATTAGTCAGTTTTATCATTTGTTCCCTTGTATTCTTAGTTAGAATAATAACAGACACATTATGTTAATAATCGTATGATAATATGCAGTGACCACATGAgtataattttaaactttattaaaaatgtcatgGGTGGGTCAttgtctcaggtgtgatgatGCATCAGTATTCATGGGTGTTGTATGACTTAATACAGACTTTCTCGAACAAAAAGTTCCATACAAATGTTAATCGGTCTGATGGTTTTCACAACAATATTGTAACAAAGGCTCAAATCTACATAATCTAGGGTGCAAAAGTCTGCGAAATGGTTTGAGACCCAACATCTCAAAAATTTGGACCCATCTCCAGGGTTTTAGTGTCTTAAATGTGTTACAACAGTTAAGCTAAAAGCTTATTCATAAGACTTGTATGCACACCAGttcttttcaaatatttttcaatattatAAAAGTTAGATCACCTCACTTTTAATACTacaaacctttttaaaataaattaggtGACCATGAGATGTGTGCATCAGACTATTGTGCAATATCTGAACTGTTTTCCACGTTTTGCTCCTTAGAGCGGACCACAGAGGAGATGGAACGCACCAGACAGTTTGGGAAGGAGGTGGTGGATCTGTTGTGTCACCAACCGCACTTTCGCATGCCTTTCAGCAAGTTCATCCCCACTTATCACCACCACTTTGGCCGCCAGTGCAAGCTCACCTATTATGGGTTCTCTAAGCTCATGGAGCTGTTTGAAGCCATTCCTAATGTCCTTCAGGCGAGTGCCATCTCTTAGCCATCTCTTTGATGGATTGTTATTCCATGTCACTGCCCTGCCTTCGTTCATGACTTTAAAGTGTTTCATCCTGCACTCCCTTAGCATGATGATGtttgtatatttcttttctgttgtCTTGTTTAGCGGGTTTCTTTGGGCCGAAGACTTATCCTGCATCTGTTTATGCAGTCTGGGTTATCCCAGGACAAAAATAACTAGACTGAACACCTAACACGCTGCCGTTAGGCTCTGTATTTGCATAGAGAGAGCCACGTTTTGGGAGAATCTCCCTGAAAAACCTCCCTGTTTTAGTTTAGCGGTCCTGTTGTTGGTTTAATGCAGTCTAGTCCAGTTTACAGCTCATGTTCCTGATTTCCCGACTCGCCGTTGGGCTCATTAAGCCCTATGACCACAATCTGCCATTTTCAGAAGGGTGGTCTTTGTGGGGTTTAACCTCGAGTTTTGCTGGTCCATCCTGACAACTTTGAGGCAGTGTAGGCCAGTGTAGGCTGATTCAGCGCCAGTCTGGTGAGAATGTGGGCTCCAGCACCAACACCAATCCCAATCACACTATTGATCTTTAAGTGGGTCATGACTGAGGGCAGCATCTCAGCTAGCTGATCCATCGTAGGGTACTGATACCCAGTGGGGAAAGGTGCTGCGTTCTCCTGCTGACCTGGAGCATCCACATGAGCCACGGCAAAATACTGTGTGATTTCCTGCATGTCCTCAAAGTTAAAAAGAGTGTTGAAGCATGACTTATGGTTAAGGCCTATGTCATGGTATGTAAGGATCACGGGCCGGTTGCCTTTAGGTGTTCCTCTCATAGTGACATGGAGAACACCGTGGGGGGACTCAATGTCATGCTCATGACAGTCGAAATCCTTAAAGATTAGGGCATTTTTGTCTGTCAGAAGGGGCTTAATCTCCGTCGGCTCCACATCCTGTAACTCATCCATCCTTGCAATGAACAGCTGTCAAATGATCATTCTGTTAGGAAAAAAATAGCAGGAGCAGGGTTTAGACTCAGGCATGTGAGTGTGAACGCTGGCTGTGAGCTCTGCACATCTCCACTTAACAGCCTGATTGATGTCCATATTAATGTCTCATATTAAGATCTCCCTGTACTCAAGTAGACTTACAACACAACCAGGAAATAGTATTTGAGGTGGCTAACAAAGAAACTCGGTTAATATTCAGTAGCGCTGTGCCTCCATTGGTGATTTGTACATTTACTGGTAGTGAGCAGTGCGTAATGTATATCACCAGGACATGAaaatacagtaacagtaaaatgtCCTaaacttggtgtgtgtgtgttaatgagttgCCACTACACCCAGTTATAACaacatagaaacaaaataagaatgtattatttatttcctgcaATAGTTAGACTGCAGCTTCAAGACAAATTTCCAGAAATATATCACCTGAACCTCAAACTTATCATTCGTAaggcctttaaataaaataaaaggacgTGTAAAACAATGCTTTTGTAtatcaataaaacaacaaacttaATAGTACTCAAAGTGCCTGTCGTTGGGGCCCGTTGGTGCACGTTACACAACTCACCAAGTTGAAGAGTTCAGTAGCTCTTATTTAGCTCCTCACACACTACTTCCCGATCCTCTGCTTCACCAAGGATGAAACCTATTGTAATCCCCTAGACATGTTTCCTGAGACACAGCACAATG encodes the following:
- the LOC125141267 gene encoding meiosis regulator and mRNA stability factor 1-like isoform X1, whose translation is MVCLLPSSLARHSPLGSSQSHDGSSTSGSPVLFEELEYHEPVCKRHYTQQDFSEADYDPDTYKIPFVAVSLKAFSAHVHSLLQSHEGTIPLLSFLECYASEFSPLTVAEEGKLEGSVPLEHLITCIPGITIVTAQNGFKVIKWIHNKPPPPNADPWLQRCKSPVGNPQLIQFSREIIDLMKNQPCCLMPITKFIPAYHHHFAKQCRVSDYGFSKLLELLEAVPHVLQILGLGSKRLLTLTHRAQVKRFTQDLLKLLKFQASKQSGPQRRWNAPDSLGRRWWICCVTNRTFACLSASSSPLITTTLAASASSPIMGSLSSWSCLKPFLMSFRRVPSLSHLFDGLLFHVTALPSFMTLKCFILHSLSMMMFVYFFSVVLFSGFLWAEDLSCICLCSLGYPRTKITRLNT
- the LOC125141267 gene encoding meiosis regulator and mRNA stability factor 1-like isoform X2: MVCLLPSSLARHSPLGSSQSHDGSSTSGSPVLFEELEYHEPVCKRHYTQQDFSEADYDPDTYKIPFVAVSLKAFSAHVHSLLQSHEGTIPLLSFLECYASEFSPLTVAEEGKLEGSVPLEHLITCIPGITIVTAQNGFKVIKWIHNKPPPPNADPWLQRCKSPVGNPQLIQFSREIIDLMKNQPCCLMPITKFIPAYHHHFAKQCRVSDYGFSKLLELLEAVPHVLQILGLGSKRLLTLTHRAQVKRFTQDLLKLLKFQSGPQRRWNAPDSLGRRWWICCVTNRTFACLSASSSPLITTTLAASASSPIMGSLSSWSCLKPFLMSFRRVPSLSHLFDGLLFHVTALPSFMTLKCFILHSLSMMMFVYFFSVVLFSGFLWAEDLSCICLCSLGYPRTKITRLNT